Proteins encoded together in one Jaculus jaculus isolate mJacJac1 chromosome 7, mJacJac1.mat.Y.cur, whole genome shotgun sequence window:
- the LOC101596357 gene encoding podoplanin — MWKALALLWVLGSTWLWDPAQGAAVVGLLEDDIVNQAAKDGITTPGLEDNIVTTHVVDGSCQFTDKTPLIQTSTENKAKPLTEDLPTPGIPGHSHEETQSTPTPKVVTSHSTDTKTSHPGRDEAAGEAQTTDGKDGLAIVTMVGIIVGVLLAIGFVGVIIVVVMQKISGRFSP; from the exons ATGTGGAAGGCGCTGGCGCTGCTCTGGGTTTTGGGGAGCACGTGGCTCTGGGATCCCGCCCAGGGA GCTGCTGTTGTTGGCCTGCTGGAAGATGATATTGTGAACCAAGCTGCGAAAGATGGCATAACGACCCCGGGTCTAGAAGACAACATAGTAACCACACACGTTGTTGATGGTTCCTGCCAATTTACTGACAAGACGCCTCTGATACAGACAAGCACAGAGAACAAAGCAAAGCCACTCACTGAGGACCTGCCAACCCCAGGAATCCCAGGCCACAGTCATGAAGAAACCCAGAGCACACCCACCCCCAAAGTGGTAACTAGTCACTCTACGGATACGAAGACCAGTCACCCCGGTAGAGACGAGGCGGCCGGAGAAGCACAGACGACAGatgggaaagatggcttggccatAGTGACCATGGTTGGAATCATAGTTGGGGTCCTACTGGCCATTGGCTTCGTTGGAGTGATCATTGTTGTGGTTATGCAGAAAATTTCAGGAAGGTTCTCGCCCTGA